The window CCATGACGTCTCCGGTCCCGACCGTGCTGAGCACAGCCGCAACGCGGCGCTCGAACTCAGTCACTCGGCGGCGAGCAGCGAGCGGGCAATCTGCGACACCTGGATCTCGTCGGTGCCCGCGTAGATCTGCAGCACCTTGGCGTCGCGGGCCAACTGCTCGACGTGGTACTCGGCCATGTAGCCGTTGCCCCCGAAGAGCTGCACCGCCTCCAGCGCCACATCCATGCAGGCCTGGGCCGAGTAGAGCTTGCAGGCCGACGCCTCGGCCAGGCTCATGCCCGTGCCTGCGGCGGCCATCTCCAACTGGCGGAACACGAGGTTCTGGATGTTGAGGCGGGCCACTTCCATCTTGGCCAGCTTCAACTGGATGAGCTGGAACTCCCCGATGGGGCGGCCGAACTGCACCCGGTTGCGGGCGTAGTCGAGCGACAGCTCCAAGCACCGCTCCACGATGCCGAGGGCCATGGCGGCCACCCCGGTGCGCTCCATGGAGAACGTGTCCTTGGCGCCCGAGCGGGCGGGCACGTCCTCGGTCTCGCCCAACAGGTGCTCGCGCCCCACCCGCACGTCGGTCAGGAACAGTTGGCCGGTGGGCGACGAGTGCATGCCCATCTTGCGCAACGGCTTCGACTGCTCCAGGCCCGGCGTGCCCGTGTCGAGCACGAAGGTGAGCACCTTGCGGTCCTTGGCGTCGTTGCCCTCGTCGAGCTTGCAGATGAACACGATGGTGTCGGCGTACGGGCCGTTGGTGATGAACGTCTTCGACCCGTTGAGCACGTACTCGTCGCCGTCGCGCCGTGCTGTCGACTTCATGGCGCCGAAGGCGTCGGAGCCCGAATCGGGCTCGGTGATGGCCCAGGCCCCGATCT of the Acidimicrobiales bacterium genome contains:
- a CDS encoding acyl-CoA dehydrogenase family protein → MYQWSDEQLMVREAVRRFVEDEIAPNLEALEHGDTPPYDVLRKMIRTFGIDAMARESFKRRLDSDGSDRSGGGSDMGAAMAIIPIIELCRYCPGMVTAMGVSMGLTAAAIMSKGTRRQKERWALDLLTLDKIGAWAITEPDSGSDAFGAMKSTARRDGDEYVLNGSKTFITNGPYADTIVFICKLDEGNDAKDRKVLTFVLDTGTPGLEQSKPLRKMGMHSSPTGQLFLTDVRVGREHLLGETEDVPARSGAKDTFSMERTGVAAMALGIVERCLELSLDYARNRVQFGRPIGEFQLIQLKLAKMEVARLNIQNLVFRQLEMAAAGTGMSLAEASACKLYSAQACMDVALEAVQLFGGNGYMAEYHVEQLARDAKVLQIYAGTDEIQVSQIARSLLAAE